The following DNA comes from Haloarcula rubripromontorii.
GGGGTCATCGACAGCATCACTGTAGCGTTCGTGAATCTTGCTGGGCCCTACTGGCCCATATTCTCGGATAACATCGTAGACGGCTTGCTGGTGGGGTGTAAGCGAATCGAGACTCGTCTGTCTGATTTCTGCGCGAGCATCGTCCGCTGCGTCTCGCAACATCTCGTCGGTAATAGTCGCTTGGTCCTCTCTGTCGGCTGTGCTAGCCGCGATACGGAGAATCCCGATTGCAAGGCGGGCGTCACCGGCGGCAGCGTCGGCGATATGATACAGTTGATTGTCGGTAATCACATTCTCGTCGAGCCCCCATTTTGCGCGAGCATGGAGAATATCGTATAGCTGCTCGTCGTGGTACTTGTCCATCCTGACGTGTTCGCTGGAGCGCAGCCGACTTACGAGCCGGTCGTCGACGCGGCTGAACAGCTCTTCCTCTTTGTTGGCGATACAGACCAGGGCGAACTGCTCCAAACTGTGGAGGTCGTAGAGAATTCCGGGATCCTCCAGTTGGTCGACCTCGTCCAGGATAATCACCGCTCGGGGCCCGTCGTGCTGTTGGAGACGGCCGACGAGTTCGTCGTGGGGCGTTGACTGTCGGTGGATATCGATGGTTTGGCCGAGATCGTCGAGGATCTGGTACAGCGTGCGGAACCGGGTGTAGTTACGCCAGCAATTCACGTAAGTACTCTCAACATCCAGAACCTCCTCGCGAAGACGTTCGGTAATGAACTTCGAAATACAGGTCTTCCCGGCGCCGCTAGGGCCTGTGACGATGGCGGTGTCGGCGGGTTCCCCGTTCGTGATTGGTTCCAGAACGCTGGAGAGGTGGTTCACTTCGGCGTCGCGATGTTCGATCTCCTTCGGTATGAAGCCCGCCCGAAGCACACGAGCATCGCGAATCATGGATTGATCAGTAAATTGGTTGTGCAGCACGGTATATAATGGTGGCTGGGTGATTTCCGGAAACTGAGTAGCTACCATGCGTATGCCTCGTCAATTCCGCCGTTGTCACCTGATTCCGTTTCCGGCAAACCGTCGTTTCCTGGATTTCCGGAACGGCTGTAGAACGGCTAGAGAGAGTTTGGAGTCTAATTCTGATTACAGGGATAAGTACAACCAGTTCACCATTTCGCAGTCATGTGGGATTTATATACTTTCATCAACGTGTGTTTGTAAATGGCTACAACCTCCAACGATACCTACTCACTTGACGACGCGAAGGAGGAAATCGATATTCTCCGGCGTGTCGAAGACGAAGTCGTCAACGCTATCGAGAACGCAGAGAGCGAGGATGTTCTCGAATATCTTATCGAGAAAGAGAAACTGGATACCCGTCACGACGGGCAGCGAGGGCTCGGAGCAGTACGACGCGCAGTTCTACAGTCCCCAATTGCTTCTGATCGTCTCAAGCGTGTGGTTAGCCTCCGTGGTGACGAAACTCCGGAGGACATTCTTGTCCCGAAAGATGTGATGCGGAACGCAAAAGTGGCCCTTGAAGCAGGGAAACCAGTCGTTCTCTATGGCCCAACGGGGACAGGCAAGACGACGTTCGCCAAGCAGCTCGCGCGTGAGACTGGCATCGGTTACGCGCTCCACACGGCCACTCCGTCATGGACTCCGTCGGACATCATAGGGGGAATCAGTCCTGATTACACGGGCGACTCACTGAGCTATCGGACCAAACTCGGCTGCGTCTCGGAAGCTGTGCAGCGTGCTCGGGAATTCAACGTCGAGTATGGCGTCATTCTGGACGAGATCACTCGGGCGGATATCTCCAAAATCTTCGGCCCGCTGTACACTGCTATCGAGAATCCCCACCAGACGATTTTCGAGACAGACGAAGGCGAGACTATCGAGCTTGACGAGCGGGTAAACATCATCTGCACGATGAATATGTCCGACCGGACGGTCAACGAGTTGGACAACGCTATCACCCGTCGGTTTGCGATGATCGAACTTGATGAGTACGAGGAGGACAAGCGCCGACAGTTGTTCAAAGACTGGATTACCACGCACGTCA
Coding sequences within:
- a CDS encoding AAA family ATPase, yielding MATTSNDTYSLDDAKEEIDILRRVEDEVVNAIENAESEDVLEYLIEKEKLDTRHDGQRGLGAVRRAVLQSPIASDRLKRVVSLRGDETPEDILVPKDVMRNAKVALEAGKPVVLYGPTGTGKTTFAKQLARETGIGYALHTATPSWTPSDIIGGISPDYTGDSLSYRTKLGCVSEAVQRAREFNVEYGVILDEITRADISKIFGPLYTAIENPHQTIFETDEGETIELDERVNIICTMNMSDRTVNELDNAITRRFAMIELDEYEEDKRRQLFKDWITTHVSEQTDLEDSDILRLFERDYKGINHGHESTSQGSIMRFGPMHYRDVAVFLGVACREGGEYEHDQTDAVGQAFRTYIVPRLLNAAAFPQVERIAEHYRALNGEFEDFDLSPAAELAERELEQERRQMGSYDS
- a CDS encoding Cdc6/Cdc18 family protein, with protein sequence MIRDARVLRAGFIPKEIEHRDAEVNHLSSVLEPITNGEPADTAIVTGPSGAGKTCISKFITERLREEVLDVESTYVNCWRNYTRFRTLYQILDDLGQTIDIHRQSTPHDELVGRLQQHDGPRAVIILDEVDQLEDPGILYDLHSLEQFALVCIANKEEELFSRVDDRLVSRLRSSEHVRMDKYHDEQLYDILHARAKWGLDENVITDNQLYHIADAAAGDARLAIGILRIAASTADREDQATITDEMLRDAADDARAEIRQTSLDSLTPHQQAVYDVIREYGPVGPSKIHERYSDAVDDPRTKRTIRTYLSKMIQYNLLVAQGTSRDRQYSVVTESIRSPTS